ACGGACGCATAGAAGGCGTTCGAGCGGGCGAAATCGCTCACATGCACGACGCAATGGTCGAAGGCGATCTTGCCCGGCATGGCGCCCCTTCCCTCACCCGCGATCGCGCATCAGGCGCGCCTTGTCGCGCGCCCAGTCGCGTTCCTTGGAGGCCTCGCGCTTGTCATGTGCCTTGCGGCCCTTGGCGAGCGCCAGTTCCACCTTGGCGCGGCCGCGATCGTTGAAATAGATCTTGGTCGCCACAACCGTCATGCCCTCACGCTCCACGGCCTGCCCGAGCTTGGCGATCTGGCGCTTGTGCAGCAGCAGTTTCCGGGGCCGGCGGGTCTCGTGGTTGAAGCGGTTGGCTTCCAGATATTCCGGGATATAGGCGTTGTAGAGCCACATCTCGCCCGCCTTCTGGGCGGCGTAGCTCTCGCCGATGGTGGCCTTGCCGGTGCGCAGGCTCTTCACCTCGGTGCCCGTGAGGGAGATGCCGGCCTCGAACGTCTCGCCCAGCTCGAAATCGAAGCGGGCGCGCCGGTTGTCGGCGGCGATCTTGCGGGGGGCTTCGGTCTTCTTGGATGTCATGATGGGGGAATGTGGTCGCAGCGCACCGCCGAAGCAAGCAGCAAGGGGTCAGGGCGGTCGGCGGAGCGCTGGAGAACGGGCCATCAGGCGACGGCGGGTCGCCTGATCCCCAGATCCATCGGCCTCAGTTGATGAGGCCGGCCTGCACCATGGCGCTGCGCACCACGGCGCGGGTGGTCTCGGACACCGGCACCATCGGCAGGCGCGCCTCTTCGCTCATCTTGCCGAGAAGCGAGAGCGCGTACTTGGTGGGCGCCGGATTTGTCTCCACGAACAGCGCCGTGTGCAGCGGCATCAGCTTGTCCTGGATGGCCAGCGCCGCCTTGAAGTCGCCGGCGAGGCAGGCCAGCTGGAACTCCGAGCACAGGCGCGGCGCGACGTTGGAGGCGACCGAGATGCAGCCGTGGCCGCCATGGGCCATGAAGCCGAGCGCGGTGGCGTCCTCGCCCGAGAGCTGGATGAAATCCGTCCCCAGCACCTGCCGCTGCAGCGACACGCGGGTCATGGAGGCGGTGGCATCCTTCACACCGGCGATGTTCTTGATCTCGAACAGCCGCGCCATGGTCTCGACCGACATGTCGATCACCGAGCGGCTCGGGATGTTGTAGATGAAGATCGGCAGGTCCACGGCGTCGGCGATGGCCTTGAAGTGGCGGTAGAGCCCTTCCTGCGTGGGCT
The nucleotide sequence above comes from Xanthobacter flavus. Encoded proteins:
- the smpB gene encoding SsrA-binding protein SmpB → MTSKKTEAPRKIAADNRRARFDFELGETFEAGISLTGTEVKSLRTGKATIGESYAAQKAGEMWLYNAYIPEYLEANRFNHETRRPRKLLLHKRQIAKLGQAVEREGMTVVATKIYFNDRGRAKVELALAKGRKAHDKREASKERDWARDKARLMRDRG
- the dapA gene encoding 4-hydroxy-tetrahydrodipicolinate synthase — protein: MSPIPSASRFRGSFTALVTPFRDGALDEKAFRAFVDWQISEGTHGLVPVGTTGESPTVSHEEHNRVVEWTVEQAAGRVPVMAGAGSNNTAEAVALAEHAQKVGADALLVVTPYYNKPTQEGLYRHFKAIADAVDLPIFIYNIPSRSVIDMSVETMARLFEIKNIAGVKDATASMTRVSLQRQVLGTDFIQLSGEDATALGFMAHGGHGCISVASNVAPRLCSEFQLACLAGDFKAALAIQDKLMPLHTALFVETNPAPTKYALSLLGKMSEEARLPMVPVSETTRAVVRSAMVQAGLIN